The sequence CCAACAATTTCGTTGAAGGTGTTCTTGACAATTCCCTTCCCTCGCCCGTGGTTGGTCTGCAAACAGACGTTGCTACTGAGGTTGCTTGAGAGGTCATTTCATCCGTGGCTTCTAATCCAGGGGGAACCTGTGTGGAGGAGAATTACAATCAGTACCAACAGCATGCAGATTACAAATATGTAGAAAGATAAGATATTTTGCATCtctaaaattaaaagaaacgAGCATGAATAGTAAACTATAGACATCCTTCAGAGACTTCCTTAGACTCCTAGTTACTGATAGGGGAAGGAAAAGCCCAGTACGGTGACTAATTGTTTCACCACTATAAAGCACCAGAGACAAGCATGAGCGGAGTAGTTGAGTAAAGGCAAACATTCAAATTTTCATCTAGGCTGCACAATGCTACAAACATGTAGCAATATAAGCTCCGGATGTAAAATAACCTTGTCTAGGTGAACAAACCAATTATTATCAGCATTCAATGTTGGTCAGAACCTTTAAGCCAAAAAACACGAAACCCTTACCAAGCAGCACAATACCGACAAGATATACAAAACATGAATCCCAACATGAATCCCAGACAAAGCCCAAGTTACTTGAGACAGACCGATGCTTAGACAACTAAGCATCGAGTGGAGGTTTACTAAATAAGACCAAGAGAATTCAATCTACCTCAACTAACTCtctaaagaaattaatacatgagaAACCAGCCAAATACCCTGATAAGTTGGATAAAGCTCCATCAAGAAATGCCTTAAATGTAGCATGAGTCCAAGACAACCAATGTATATTAAAATCTAGGAGACTAAAATTTAAACAATACAACTCCATCGAAGAAAGTTGTCCTGACCCTTTTAATTAACGTGACAGCAGAAGCAGCAGAACTTGATTGATGAGAGCTGATTGTCGAATATCTGTTAAGTGCGCTGCCCATCTTGCACACATAGCTCCATATGCCCCTAGAAAAGGCCAATTTTGCCATCTCCACATTTAAACCAGCATCTTCTTGGTGAAACATCTTGATCTCACAAGCATTAGTACTAGGCACTGTAACAGATGattaaaatcagaaaattataAACAGTTTCTGTTTCATAAAATTCAGTCTGCCAGAATTTCAGCCAAAGAAATCTTTGAAGTGTAAGTGGTGCTTTTGTGTTTTGCCTGATATGTGCAACTAGTgcctaagaagaagaaaactcaTTTCTTTATCCACCACAAGTACATTAAAGAAAAGTGGAAAACTATAGATCCTTATCAGAAATTACTGTGTCATGTTCAGCAGTATAGAGCTTAGTTAAGCATATGTGCTATTTGAAATAGGCCTTATAGTTCACGGTACTAGTTTCTGAATAAATATGAAAGCAGCTCAACGTGGGATAAAATgattaattgaaattaaacataaagACAAAGGAAATTTCCTTTTATTGAAATGGTAGatacaaaataaacaacaaagttgGACTCATTGGCATCTTGCCTTTTCGGATTCGCCAACCAGATCTGAAGGTAAGAACACGCACATACTTCTTCTGGCGTGGTGCCAAAGGATGTTCACATTCCTGTCATCACCCATTATTGGAAAGCATATCAGGTAATTTATGAAGAGAGGCAGATAAGTgctaaaaggaagaagagaaccaaaagaaaaaacttaatggtaaaaaaataaaagggaatTATGCTAGAGAAAGCAAGAGATAGAGAAAGAAATGCAAAAGATATTACGTGCATCACTgcatatatgatatatcaacTCATTAGATAACATTTGGACCACCAGCACATGGAAAATCTAAACTTCACACaactcaaaactgcctagaaGTAATTTACATATGAATAATTTTCAGGTAGCAGTTACCTTGATAAAACAATAAAAGGTTTTATCTTTTCCCTCCCACAATCTCCAAGCTAATACATATTCTCTAGCTGTCAACAGTGGAAACTTTTTTATTGTCCAACCAACTTCAACCCCATTGTTTTTGTCCATCTGTAACTGCTCATGCTGAATCAGCATCTTGTCCCATTGTTTTCTGTAATCATTGTCCATGTAGAAGTCTCTCAGCTTCTCAGGAGAGCAATTCTCAAATATCGTCACACTCAAGTATGTCAAAGGACCATCCTGAATGCAAGAAAATAGATACATAAACTCAATTCCATAGCCTTTATTTGCTAAAACCAGTTGAGTTAAACAAGGAATCAAGTATTTCATGTGACCAACGGATTCTAGAACAAGAATAAACGCCACTGGTAATTTTGGGGTACAGAAAGGATAAGTTAGCATATCATAATCAATTCAAAGACTAAGACAAGATGAATGACCTTAGGCTTGCAGCACTTAGCATAGTAAGATAGAATATCATTTCTTTTGTCTATGACATTTTCCCATTTCACATTTTCGCCTGTCTTCTCCTCCAAGTTATCAATCAGAAACTTCAAATCTGCATCTGTCACCGGTTCTGAGGTGCTGCAGAAGTAAACAGAACGAACACTTAAGTAACACAATCATAACTTGATCCCACAAAATTTGATTTCTAAAATCTCAATTACCAATCACCCCAAAGTTCTACTagtttttaaacaaaattgaaGAACAAGAAACCCAATGAAATTTGACATTTACACAttgagaaaatgaagaaaaaccaTCCATTTGATCAAAACCCAATTATCATATAACTTAAATGGATCGAATAGAAAAATTAATCGAAACCCAATTGAATAGAGATAAAACCCAACTCAAAAACCAAGAGAACAAAACCCAATCCGCAAAATCTTAGATTTAAAACCAAAAATCaccaaatcagaaaaaaaaaaaacaagacaaGACGATCCCTACTGAACACAAGGCAAACCCCAGGACGAAAATCACCTGAGCTGCGGACTTCGAGAGCCAGAAGTGGGGGGATCAGAATCCGATAGAACCGGAGAAGCACTGGAGGCAGAGGATTTCCGAAAGAAAAACCTCTTGGCACAGTGGCAAGCCAAGACGAATAGCACAGCAACGAGAGTGGCGAAACCGCCATGAATGTTTTCGCGCCAAAATTCCTCCGACGAACCAAGGAATAGGCCGTGAAATCTACCGGAATCCGCGAATTTCACCATCTCCGTCGATTTGCGATTGATTTCCGGTTCGCTAATCGCATAGTGATACAGTCACAAGGAGCTTCGGGGTTGTGGCGCTTCTCTGTTTCTGAGTCATACTATGCACGCCCTGGTTCGTTGTGCTTTGCGAACAACTCAAGCCTCAAGGCATCGAAGTCACCGAAGGAGGGGGGGGGATAATATCGTCTTTTGGAGAAATTTTCCATTATGGCGGAACATGGTAGTACTCCACATATTTTTACGTAAATGGTaagaaattgtattttttttaagctattaattttttaacacatatttCATCATTAATATAATGACACGTAATGTATTATTTAGTGTTCCAATCACATGGAAGAATCTCTTGATCATTTCATGATGGACTTTGGgttcagtattgtttgacacgTGGCACTCTTTGTTGACCAAACAATGGTAGTGTACTGAAATGAATGGAcccggcttctctgccctcccacttcccatacactctcatctcctactattttgtgcggtcacggttaagccacgtcaacattttatattgatttttttatagagataataagacaaaaagtaatagtaatataaaatgttgacgtggcttaatcatGATTGCATAAATAGGAGGGAATGAGAATGTATGAGAAATGAGAAGCTAGATCCGAAATAAATGGTctatcctttcctcacatctcAATTCCATTCCCATTACCatcctttgttttcttttttcttttttttttttttgtcaaatcctttgttttcttttttattagggAAATCATGAATGAATGGTAAATTGGGAAGAGTGGTATGATCCACATACTTATTTTTACCTTTTACATATATTTAATAATTTCATGTCGTCAGGTCGAATGAATTGAATAAGATTATAGATAAAAATTAGCAAAAGTATGTAAGAGGTAAAAAGAGATGgataaatagcaccacccaatTCGAAATGATACTGGTTGTTCAGGTATGAGAGTGATATGATATTGAATGAGCAATTCGATACCGGTTGTTTAGGTATGAGATTAATCTAATACATAATTGTTCCAATATGAAATAATTGATTGTAATGCAAATTTTAATGCATAGTCCTTAACTTAAGAGATGTGAACAAAGAGAATAATACTTAACATTATATGTCACTTTCTTGACAGTGCCCTTGAAAGATTATTGACATTCAACATTCAAGATAATCTTTCTTTCTTAGCAAGTTAAAGTTTGAGCTCTTATGAAGTATTTAGGTAATTCACAAGAGATTGGTGTTCAACCACAAAGGACCCCAAAGCTTGATGTGACAACCCAAATTTAGACCTCTTTTCAGAGGAAGATGATCTTCTCCTGATTCACTTTGTAGGGATTTTAGGAATCCTTACATCCTAACCGTTCATCGACATCGTGTGGTTAGTTTTCATCAGATACTAttcgtgtttaattttaaataaaaaaagtcaaataatttataaccacACAATGCACGATAAATTATTAAGATATGAGAATTCCTAGGATCCTCACAATTTGAATATGGATGGGATCCAAACCCCTTTTTGGAAGCCACAAATGTAGATGGGATTCCATGTCATCGCTCTCATGGATAAGATAGGAAGATAAACATGGATTTTAAAAGATAAAGTTAAATATTTACACAAAAGAACAAAAGTTTGGAATATAAACTTCTCTTCAAAGAAGGCGTTGTTAAGGCCctcatttaaaaaatttatgagGTCTTTTTACATATGAGCTTTCAAATTATTCTTATATAGATTAATCTATCAGCTTAAATAATCTATGTTACACttaaatataataattatgcaaaatgattaaattaaaaaaaaatcccacaTGAAACCTTCTGTCTTCATCCTCTACTATCTTTCTCCTCTAAATCCCCTTCATCTCTCTATCTTTCTTCCTATCGTTCACTCCCCTTCTCTCctcttaaattttttatttttttcttttcgcgTATGAAAAAGGAAGAGGGACTTGGTTCAAAATCTATGTCTATAAAGCAACAAGCGGTTGTGGAGACACATATATCTTGCAAATAAGGAAACATAAAATTCATTGATGcacatgcattaaaaaaaattgcaagtcGAGCATAGCAGACTTGATTaaaggctggtttggtattgctgtactttgaaaaaaagatgttgtgagaataagcggctgtgctgtgagaataagtggttgtgaaataaatcagcagagtgtttggtaaactttttttgtaaaagtgcttttggaaacaaaaaaagcagtctgatagtgggtcttttcattaaaggagcattgtagctctgtgtgctttgaaaaaaaagccagttttccaaagctgcaaatagcagcttcatctttttcctttgatttcagcttattctcacagcagcttccaaaataagccttttttttcagtttaccaaacacctaaaacccttacagctttttttcatgggtgctttttttttttaagcacttcactcccaaaccacccctaaaaAGGCCTTCGTGATGGAGATACCGAGATAGCATGCAAGAAGggtaattatatattaattcacATTGTGATTTAGTAATACAGTCTAGTGGAATtcattctcacttataagtgaaaggtTTTAAGTTCGAATCTTAAGAATAGCGAGTTCGCagccaatttatttatttttgatcAATTCACATCGGCTATAACACTCATTTATTTAATACAATTCACATCGGCTATAACacttatctctactaattaataaaacactcagtcaaccaaaattctatgaaattaccagtttaaccctctaattaaaacagaacatgaataagaaatatagggcagaaatgtaatttcacacaaccaaattttattgtttgtttttttcaaagcatcacctacatgtaatcctaacttgtctctaattaaatataaaaataaaaaaaatttctactcccccattctctatcactcttttcatctctccttctatttcaaaaacaaaaataaaaaaatttctcacacactttgtgtgtgcccatatgctagtatttatttaatacaatcatcaTCTCTATAGTCAGATGATGATTGTATGAGATATATATATTCACATGTATTCGCTAGCACAAGAAGACTAGCTATATATTAGTTCACTTTGTCAATCTAGTAATACTATCTAGTGGAATTTCTCCTCACTTTTAAGTGAAATGTATTATGTTCGAATCTTATAAATCACAAGTTGGCaaccaatttatttatttataatcaaTAATTGATCAAAAAACTTAAAAagctgaaaagaaaagaatctcATTCTTACAAAAGTGAGCACAAGTGCGTGAGTAACTTTCAACCGGTGATGGATAATTAACTAACAAAATATCAACGATTAACATCCACCTACGGAGACTCACTAGCACAGATCTCaaacaaaaagcatgatcaCGAAACGCATCATGTTATCTATTTTGGGAACCGATATTATGCTCAAGGGCTCACTTCAAGGAACAAAAGCTGTGACATTGCTTGTTAGTCAAGGGTTTTCTAAGGTAAAACAGTGTATGGAATGATGCACCCGTGTTTGAACAGTTAAAATCTGGCCATGCAAATCCAGCCGTCTAATACACCACGCACACCGGGTGCATCATAGAATTTCTTGTTAGTCAAGTATTTAGAAGGGTGCTAGTGATGAAAATAATCAAAGAATCAAATTGTGAATAAACATATAATATAGGAGGTTTTTCCCTCAAGGTCTTTTTGCTGCATACTTTTTATTGAACTGTCTGCGAAACTGGGAAACAATACAAAGGCAAAAAACACGAACCAATATCTTCAAGAGAACTACTCTCACCCAAAACCTTATGAAACTACTGACTACAATCGGAAAGCAGCACCCAGGACGCATATGATACATGAAGCCCGTCATCAGCTTCGTAGAACTGGTAAAAACAAAAGCCTTTTTTCATTCAGATACTGATGCGCTCTTTATGAATACATCGAGACATCAGGCAACCTAATCACaagttaataaaaaaactgaaagtAGCATTGAAGTTTCTGTCACATACAAACCGAGAGCATCAATGTCATCCTAACCGGTCTGAACAGAAGGCACGGAAGCTGGCATCGCATCTTCAAGTTTTACTCTGGCACCAATGGAGCCGTCAGAAGCAGGACTAGCTCTTTCAGAAAGGGTATTAGCTTCTTTACTGCCCTCATCCAAGCGGACAACTTGAGCAAAACTCTTGGACATGTGCTTGATGTAATCACTGGGAATTTGAACAGTATTTTTGTGCTCATTTTCTCCAGCCACACCGACAGCAATCAGGCTGGCTTGCTGTCTGGCCTTCCGCTCTTGCATTGCTTTCTGCCGGTCTTCATAAAATTCAAAGTCATCTAGAATCGACATCTCTGTTTCATAATTCTTGAAGATATTCAACATCTCAATTCCCTGCTCCAATTTCACCTGCACACATGGGAGCAAAACCAGGGCTTGTAAGCATAAGTACAAAGACTAGCCAAAATACAACGTGCTTCACGATTTCTAATCTATatcttaaaattttgttttccatCAAACTCAAATGAATAACATAGATCACATGCTAAGCACTCGAATAACTTCCGTATGGTCATCTCCTTAACATAGAACAAGTAAAACTGAACAAAAGGGGAAACAGGAGGACAAAGCCTACAAATGATTCATATTAAGTAAGGAAAATAAGAGGAAACAAGATGAAAATTCAGACTCAACACCATGAAATTACACAAAAAGCATCGGTGGTGCATCTAACAGTATTTTAGGAGGCATTATGAGCATCAGAAAAAACAAAGACCTTCCGCACTAAAGATCACATCTACCTAATTAGTTATAGTCCATAAGCAGGCAATGACAGAAAGACCAATAACAGACAGAAGCTCAGTCAAGCTACTATAAGTATTCTAACAAAAACTAAATATTTAGCTTTCCCCTGGTAATGGATATTGTTTTTACGAACTGGATGCAATATATTTCCTATATTATAAAAAGTCTTGTTCCCAAATTGTCACCTCTTGAGTATCTCGGCTGTTAGTTACAGGCTTGTTGTCATTATTTTCAAGAATGATGTGACGAAACTGACTATTGGGGACATCTTTAATCATATGCCACTTCACAGGGAACTGGCCACTCCATTTGTCTTGCTGCCAGTAATCCAGACTCTTGTCAAAATCAACAGGTCCAATCATTTCAGCCACCCCACAGAACTGAGCACTAGCATTCACCTGGTATTATGAAGTACAGCAATGTAAGGGAAAACTGGGCATCAAGGATGAAACAGAAAGAATAAGAAACGGAAAAGGAAGAAATCATGTAGCATATGTTACTTATCTTGTGAACATCACCAAAAAGATCTTATTTGAAGAAAAGATTGTATAATTAccgaaaagaagagaaaaattgGGCAGCTATCATGCATCTCCTTAGCTTCACGATATGCAGCATCCAACTTTTTGTTACCGTTTGGTGTGCTGGCCCAGACACCATATTTGATGCTCTTGTGAACATTATCTTCACTGTATGACTTGATAATGAAGAACTTAGCATCTTTGTACTCTGTTACAAAATCAGGCCTGTTGAATGATTCATCAAGGACCTTGTTTGTAGAAGCATTATGTTTGGTGTTCTCCACAGAGCTATCAGCCATGATTTGACTCTTTGGCTTTGAGGCCCTCGGGCCCCGATTCTGCTCACAAAGAATATCAAGGGGGGCATTGCAACTGCATATAGGACCGCTGCCCCTCACATGCCGCTTGCTATTTTCTAATGATAGAAAGCCACGATTGTTAGCTCCAAAGCTAGAAAACGATGCACTTCCAAGGCCAGATCCCTGATTATAACCACTGGGCATGTAGCCTCTGTTATAAGAGTTTGAACCAGATCCAAACCCATACATAGACCTTTGTTGTTGAGAAGCCTGTCGAAAAACGACTATTCATTAATACTAGAATCCATGAGTCTAATTAAATTCAGCAAGTTCCAGATGATGGTGTAAATGACAATCAACTCACGTCCCACGATATATAGGCTGGCATCATTTCCAAGATAGTGATTCATAAAAGATAAGCCAAAGTTGCATTACACCAAAAATGGAAGATGACAGTAACCTAATGATCTACACCTGAACTCCAATATTGGTAGATACCCATGGTTACTAAACCCAATGATTCCTCAATATAGATATTTAACCAGCTCAACAAACTATACAGCATTCTTCGTTGCCattgaaataaattaaaatgtcTTGATTTGGATAACATTGAATCCTATGATGGACTTTGAGTCATTGTGTCCAGTATTTTACTAATAAACATTGCGCTGCTGCAATCAGTTTTCCTTGCAATACATAGAAATACCAACGGCAAAGATTCTAATTATGGTGCATTGCAAAgactaatatttaataaacatgatttacaaaaatacaaaatcttGATGCAAGGAGAAGCAGAGAGTAAACAACTTAAGAACAGGGGTGAACAAGGTAGCACATGTGACAGTACGAGTCAAAAGCAGCTTGAAGAAACTGTTAAAAGGAAAGCGGGAGGTgagagagggaaggagagagtAGAATATATATTTCCTGAACTTTGACTTCCATATGACAAAGTGGAAATAATATTTTGAGCAAAAGTACATAATATAACATTTTCTGCAAAATATATGCAAGTTCCTTCCTCCAAGATTTGATGGAAGAGAAGAAACCAGAAATCagtttcaaaaacattgttGAAACAGGATTGAAGAGAAAAAATAACCAAtgagatttcaaaagatcataATTAAAGACATGCACAGGTACGAGAACATACCATGCCAACATTCTGCCCATATGAGCCCAGTGGGCCAATTGGCTGTGGAGACACTGATGGCGATAAGGGAGACCTGTGCCTGTCTGAGGGTTTTGGCCAGTCTGACAAAAGACCTCCAGATCTAAATCCATCAAATCCTTGCTGCAAGTCATGAAAACCATGACTACCAGGATTTCCAGGAAAATTGCCTCTACCAAAAGATCCCACTGGAGGATGATAACCAGGCCTTGGTCCAAAAAGCATATTGTCACCTTGTTGGTCGATATTAACTAAGGTGGTGAGCTCTGGTTGTGAAACTGTAGTAGGTGAGGTAATATATTGCATGCTAGGAGGACCAAGCTGCTGATAATAAGGCGGTCCCGAAAATGGGTATTGCTGGGGGGAATATAACTGGGCATCTCCACCTACGGATGGCATTGGTGTTGTAACCGGGGAGTAAGGCCCATACGGCATTTGTGGATTGTAGCCATATCCAGAATGAAAGACTAAAGAAGGATTCTCATTGTAGACACCCTAATCAAGATTGAAAATACACGAAAATTACAATTAGTTAACCTGAAAGAAAGAAACGTATATACATGAATGACGATGCATAAAGATACACTCACAGGAGAATTAATCTCCAATCCTTCGGTGTTGATGTATGGAGAATATTCGTCCCACTCACCAGTTCCATTTTCATAACCTACATCACAGATGATAACATTGTATCTATACTTACATTCTATGAGAGCAACAAAAAACATAACTAAAGACTACAAAGGACTactttacaatttatttttccTTATATGACATGTCAAAAACTATCCCTCTCTAGAACTATAGTTAAAAATCCATTTATGAATACAAGCCTCCAAGACAGTATCGAGTACCgaccaaagaaaaagaatactAGGTCAGCTACAAATGTATAAAATTTGGAATTTATATTCCAACCTCACAGCTGAAGCCACATTTTGATTGGATTACTAAAcacaaaaaagggaaaaaaaattccttCCTGATGGAGGTATTCCACTGTAATGTTGAAAAGGCCAACAAACAGTGAAGCGTATTTTCAGACTCAACCCAGCTGTGAACAGCTCATTTCCATGGCAGCGCATCCCGACCCAGATGAATAAAAGACTAACCTCTATAGTAGAAGGGCTGGGCCTGAGGGGCATAAACATTAGGTGGGAAAACAGTATGATCTCCACCTGAACCAAAAGGACCTGATTGACCTGCTGCCTCCCTTGGAAGACCTATGGTGGCAGCATCTGGAGAAGGATTAGGAGAAACTGACCTCTCATTTTTTGAGACATGGGGCTGATAACAGATAAACAAACGAAAGTTGTCATGCACGAGGGAGTAAAGagaaagaattgaatttaaattacAAAGAACTGGCAATGGATCAGAAGAGTATCGTGTTGGACTCACAACTACCTGCTCCTTCATGCTATCTGGTTCAGCAGGTTTCTCTTCTGCATCCATGATCAGTATGCTCAGTGACTTAGTAGAGTCTTAGAAACATAGGGAGTACAAATTATTGACCAACCAAAGCAAAATTCGGGGATAGGAAAACTTGAAGCTATGAATATGTGCGCGCATATCCACGCGTGCACACCTACCCACACATGATAAATAGAAGTACATGAATATATTTCATAATCATGTCCACATCATTaggttcaaataaaaaacacgaAATTTTGAGCTACCCACTCGTATTGAAAAAagtcaaaaacaaaaacagagatAAAGATCCCAACTTCACAAAAGCTGCCATAGATATGATCCTAACTGCTCAAACTATAAACAATGAAATTCATGGAACAGGAAATGTTTTTGGATACACAATGAAGCACGATGTCCAGCTGTAATTATTTCAAGAGAGCTTCTAGCGATAACCCAAATTGCAAAaagaactaaaaataaaattttcatgaattttataatgaaaagaaaaataaacaaaaactttgGACTAAAAGGActcattttctttcatcttaTAAAAATCTTGAACTTTAAAAATTCATCCACCTCCTACTATTAGGAACAACGGCTTTTCTTTTCAATCTGCCTCACCGCAGTCCCCAGTAAACCAGACCATGGCGATACACATATAAAGACTACAATGACGAGAAATGAAACCACACGGTAGGATTAGCAGAAGCGTGAAGCCCTATTACCTATATAACTTTTGTTCAGAAAAGGTACATTTTTGCCATATCAAAGAGAGGCTTCTTCACAAAACCCGAGTCTGAAAGTAGTTTATACTTTATACACATGATATATAAATTTGATTGCACAACCACTGTACAGTCCCTAGTATACTTTTTGTTGACAGCAACTTCAGAAATGAATATCAAAATGATTCCTATAACCCAAAAATGATCACTAAAACTGTATCTTCACTGCATACATGCATGAATAAATTGATCCGTAATTCCGTATAGTATTCGGACTAAACTATGACTGAACTCGATGCAACACATTCACACGATCCaacacatcatcaataaatgaCCTCAAACACAAAAATCGAAACACGAAAACAGAATATGAACAATCAATGCTTACAACAATTCTGTCATGACAATACACAGATACTACTAGATCTCCAATCCCAGACACTCCTCAGCCTACCAGCAAAGCCAGATCAGGACACAGTTCTACAAACCAAGCCAATCACAGATGCCAAAATTCCCACGGCAAAAATCACTAAAACTCGAAATCCCCAACAGAAATACCAAAAAACTCACCAATTCATTGACTTTACatacaaatcaaagaaaaacaaacaaacccaTCTGAGGAAATGATCAACAAAAACAAcccagatttaaaaaaaaaaaaaaaaacaataacatGATCGAAATTCAAGAGGCAGAA is a genomic window of Malus domestica chromosome 09, GDT2T_hap1 containing:
- the YTP6 gene encoding YTH domain-containing protein ECT4 isoform X4; this translates as MAANQPQAPDRTSEEKPAEPDSMKEQPHVSKNERSVSPNPSPDAATIGLPREAAGQSGPFGSGGDHTVFPPNVYAPQAQPFYYRGYENGTGEWDEYSPYINTEGLEINSPGVYNENPSLVFHSGYGYNPQMPYGPYSPVTTPMPSVGGDAQLYSPQQYPFSGPPYYQQLGPPSMQYITSPTTVSQPELTTLVNIDQQGDNMLFGPRPGYHPPVGSFGRGNFPGNPGSHGFHDLQQGFDGFRSGGLLSDWPKPSDRHRSPLSPSVSPQPIGPLGSYGQNVGMASQQQRSMYGFGSGSNSYNRGYMPSGYNQGSGLGSASFSSFGANNRGFLSLENSKRHVRGSGPICSCNAPLDILCEQNRGPRASKPKSQIMADSSVENTKHNASTNKVLDESFNRPDFVTEYKDAKFFIIKSYSEDNVHKSIKYGVWASTPNGNKKLDAAYREAKEMHDSCPIFLFFSVNASAQFCGVAEMIGPVDFDKSLDYWQQDKWSGQFPVKWHMIKDVPNSQFRHIILENNDNKPVTNSRDTQEVKLEQGIEMLNIFKNYETEMSILDDFEFYEDRQKAMQERKARQQASLIAVGVAGENEHKNTVQIPSDYIKHMSKSFAQVVRLDEGSKEANTLSERASPASDGSIGARVKLEDAMPASVPSVQTG
- the YTP6 gene encoding YTH domain-containing protein ECT4 isoform X1 yields the protein MAANQPQAPDRTSDSTKSLSILIMDAEEKPAEPDSMKEQVVPHVSKNERSVSPNPSPDAATIGLPREAAGQSGPFGSGGDHTVFPPNVYAPQAQPFYYRGYENGTGEWDEYSPYINTEGLEINSPGVYNENPSLVFHSGYGYNPQMPYGPYSPVTTPMPSVGGDAQLYSPQQYPFSGPPYYQQLGPPSMQYITSPTTVSQPELTTLVNIDQQGDNMLFGPRPGYHPPVGSFGRGNFPGNPGSHGFHDLQQGFDGFRSGGLLSDWPKPSDRHRSPLSPSVSPQPIGPLGSYGQNVGMASQQQRSMYGFGSGSNSYNRGYMPSGYNQGSGLGSASFSSFGANNRGFLSLENSKRHVRGSGPICSCNAPLDILCEQNRGPRASKPKSQIMADSSVENTKHNASTNKVLDESFNRPDFVTEYKDAKFFIIKSYSEDNVHKSIKYGVWASTPNGNKKLDAAYREAKEMHDSCPIFLFFSVNASAQFCGVAEMIGPVDFDKSLDYWQQDKWSGQFPVKWHMIKDVPNSQFRHIILENNDNKPVTNSRDTQEVKLEQGIEMLNIFKNYETEMSILDDFEFYEDRQKAMQERKARQQASLIAVGVAGENEHKNTVQIPSDYIKHMSKSFAQVVRLDEGSKEANTLSERASPASDGSIGARVKLEDAMPASVPSVQTG
- the YTP6 gene encoding YTH domain-containing protein ECT4 isoform X5, which produces MDAEEKPAEPDSMKEQVVPHVSKNERSVSPNPSPDAATIGLPREAAGQSGPFGSGGDHTVFPPNVYAPQAQPFYYRGYENGTGEWDEYSPYINTEGLEINSPGVYNENPSLVFHSGYGYNPQMPYGPYSPVTTPMPSVGGDAQLYSPQQYPFSGPPYYQQLGPPSMQYITSPTTVSQPELTTLVNIDQQGDNMLFGPRPGYHPPVGSFGRGNFPGNPGSHGFHDLQQGFDGFRSGGLLSDWPKPSDRHRSPLSPSVSPQPIGPLGSYGQNVGMASQQQRSMYGFGSGSNSYNRGYMPSGYNQGSGLGSASFSSFGANNRGFLSLENSKRHVRGSGPICSCNAPLDILCEQNRGPRASKPKSQIMADSSVENTKHNASTNKVLDESFNRPDFVTEYKDAKFFIIKSYSEDNVHKSIKYGVWASTPNGNKKLDAAYREAKEMHDSCPIFLFFSVNASAQFCGVAEMIGPVDFDKSLDYWQQDKWSGQFPVKWHMIKDVPNSQFRHIILENNDNKPVTNSRDTQEVKLEQGIEMLNIFKNYETEMSILDDFEFYEDRQKAMQERKARQQASLIAVGVAGENEHKNTVQIPSDYIKHMSKSFAQVVRLDEGSKEANTLSERASPASDGSIGARVKLEDAMPASVPSVQTG
- the YTP6 gene encoding YTH domain-containing protein ECT4 isoform X6, which codes for MDAEEKPAEPDSMKEQPHVSKNERSVSPNPSPDAATIGLPREAAGQSGPFGSGGDHTVFPPNVYAPQAQPFYYRGYENGTGEWDEYSPYINTEGLEINSPGVYNENPSLVFHSGYGYNPQMPYGPYSPVTTPMPSVGGDAQLYSPQQYPFSGPPYYQQLGPPSMQYITSPTTVSQPELTTLVNIDQQGDNMLFGPRPGYHPPVGSFGRGNFPGNPGSHGFHDLQQGFDGFRSGGLLSDWPKPSDRHRSPLSPSVSPQPIGPLGSYGQNVGMASQQQRSMYGFGSGSNSYNRGYMPSGYNQGSGLGSASFSSFGANNRGFLSLENSKRHVRGSGPICSCNAPLDILCEQNRGPRASKPKSQIMADSSVENTKHNASTNKVLDESFNRPDFVTEYKDAKFFIIKSYSEDNVHKSIKYGVWASTPNGNKKLDAAYREAKEMHDSCPIFLFFSVNASAQFCGVAEMIGPVDFDKSLDYWQQDKWSGQFPVKWHMIKDVPNSQFRHIILENNDNKPVTNSRDTQEVKLEQGIEMLNIFKNYETEMSILDDFEFYEDRQKAMQERKARQQASLIAVGVAGENEHKNTVQIPSDYIKHMSKSFAQVVRLDEGSKEANTLSERASPASDGSIGARVKLEDAMPASVPSVQTG